A DNA window from Iodobacter ciconiae contains the following coding sequences:
- a CDS encoding alpha-glucosidase family protein has product MSKIDHEWWRGAVIYQVYPRSFADANADGVGDLQGLLGKLPYIAALGVDAVWISPFFKSPMKDFGYDVTDYCQVDPLFGSLADFDAVLAKAHQLGLKVMIDQVLSHTSDQNAWFVDSRLSRTGDKADWYVWADAKADGSAPNNWLSVFGGPAWTWDTRRCQYYLHNFLSSQPDLNFHCPAVQDAILGTIRFWLERGVDGFRFDACNFHFHDRQLRNNPPAQNKDTKTVSPDNPYGFQAHVYDKSQPENIAFLKRVRLLLDEFGAMSVGEVGDDDSLKVMAEYTAGGDKLNMAYSFNLLTKDFTAAYIRKQIEDLEKRIGNGWGCWSIGNHDVMRVLSRWGNNTQNPRFSRSMLAMLLCFRGSACLWQGDELGLPEADIPFELLQDPYGIAMWPEFKGRDGCRTPMPWQHDAAAAGFSTGAPWLPVPELHQQLAVSTQESDSESTLNFYRHFINWRKAQAVLWQGDIQFMDAPEPLLAFSRSLNGERWLCVFNLSESSQSLPCKDTLTLLADAGLSGASIQPGVIEFDHWGALIARVEA; this is encoded by the coding sequence ATGTCCAAGATCGATCATGAATGGTGGCGTGGAGCTGTCATCTATCAGGTTTATCCACGCAGCTTTGCAGATGCCAATGCCGATGGCGTAGGCGATTTACAAGGTTTGCTTGGCAAATTGCCCTATATCGCGGCTCTGGGGGTGGATGCGGTCTGGATTAGTCCGTTTTTTAAATCACCCATGAAAGATTTTGGCTACGACGTGACTGATTATTGTCAGGTTGATCCGCTGTTTGGCTCGCTGGCTGATTTTGATGCGGTGCTGGCTAAAGCGCATCAATTGGGCTTAAAAGTGATGATCGATCAGGTGCTCTCGCACACTTCGGATCAAAATGCCTGGTTTGTAGATAGCCGCCTGAGCCGCACAGGCGACAAGGCCGACTGGTATGTGTGGGCTGATGCCAAGGCCGATGGCTCTGCACCTAATAATTGGCTATCTGTGTTTGGTGGTCCGGCCTGGACCTGGGACACCCGCCGTTGCCAGTATTATCTGCATAATTTTTTAAGCAGTCAGCCTGATTTAAATTTCCATTGTCCTGCCGTGCAGGATGCTATTTTAGGCACGATTCGTTTCTGGCTTGAGCGTGGTGTAGATGGCTTTCGCTTTGATGCGTGTAATTTCCATTTTCATGATCGTCAATTGCGCAATAATCCGCCCGCACAAAATAAAGATACCAAGACAGTGAGTCCGGATAATCCTTATGGCTTTCAGGCACATGTTTACGATAAATCCCAGCCAGAAAACATTGCTTTTCTAAAGCGTGTGCGTTTGCTGCTGGATGAATTTGGCGCAATGAGTGTCGGTGAAGTCGGGGATGACGATAGCCTGAAAGTAATGGCTGAATACACCGCCGGTGGTGACAAGCTTAATATGGCGTATAGCTTTAATTTGCTGACGAAAGACTTTACCGCCGCTTATATCCGTAAGCAAATTGAAGATCTGGAAAAACGCATTGGGAACGGCTGGGGTTGCTGGTCAATCGGCAATCATGACGTGATGCGCGTACTGAGTCGTTGGGGCAATAATACTCAGAATCCGCGTTTTTCACGCAGTATGCTGGCCATGCTGCTGTGTTTCAGAGGCTCTGCCTGCCTGTGGCAGGGGGATGAGCTGGGCTTGCCGGAGGCCGATATTCCGTTTGAGCTATTGCAAGATCCTTATGGCATTGCTATGTGGCCGGAATTCAAAGGCCGCGATGGTTGCCGCACACCAATGCCCTGGCAGCATGATGCTGCTGCTGCCGGTTTTAGTACCGGCGCACCTTGGTTGCCGGTGCCTGAACTGCATCAGCAGCTGGCTGTTAGCACTCAAGAGAGCGACTCTGAATCCACTTTAAATTTTTATCGTCATTTTATTAACTGGCGCAAAGCACAGGCCGTGCTCTGGCAGGGTGATATCCAGTTTATGGATGCACCCGAGCCGCTGCTGGCTTTTAGCCGCAGCTTAAATGGTGAGCGCTGGCTGTGTGTGTTTAATTTATCTGAAAGCAGTCAATCATTGCCGTGTAAAGATACGCTGACATTGCTGGCTGACGCCGGGCTGAGTGGCGCAAGCATTCAGCCAGGCGTGATTGAGTTTGATCATTGGGGCGCACTGATTGCCCGTGTAGAGGCGTAA